In Candidatus Acidiferrales bacterium, a single genomic region encodes these proteins:
- the bshB1 gene encoding bacillithiol biosynthesis deacetylase BshB1 yields the protein MQLDVLAIAAHPDDVELTCGGTLIKMAQTGYRTGILDLTDGEMGTRGSAEIRQQEAAAAARVMGASFRESLGLPDARVEATMENKLAIGNKIRQLRPRVVILPYWEGRHPDHYTCSRAGYEACFLAGLKKLPLEGTAYRPFKILYSTMYAEVRPTFVVDITEQFERRRQAILCYKSQFAPEEESDDGEVFLPLDTLQERVSATVRQYGLMIGTQYAEPFLVREMVEVEDIVKMPVRSI from the coding sequence ATGCAACTCGACGTGCTGGCCATCGCCGCCCACCCGGATGACGTGGAACTCACCTGCGGCGGGACGCTCATCAAGATGGCGCAAACCGGCTACCGCACCGGCATCCTCGACCTGACGGATGGAGAAATGGGGACGCGCGGTTCAGCGGAAATTCGCCAGCAAGAGGCGGCGGCGGCTGCCCGGGTGATGGGCGCCAGCTTCCGCGAGAGCCTTGGCCTGCCGGACGCCCGGGTGGAAGCGACCATGGAAAACAAGCTGGCCATCGGAAACAAGATCCGCCAGCTTCGCCCCCGGGTGGTGATCCTGCCCTACTGGGAAGGCCGCCACCCGGACCACTACACCTGCTCCCGCGCAGGCTACGAGGCTTGTTTTCTCGCCGGACTAAAAAAGCTGCCTCTTGAGGGCACTGCCTACCGCCCGTTCAAGATTCTCTATTCGACGATGTACGCCGAAGTCCGCCCGACGTTTGTCGTGGATATTACCGAGCAGTTTGAGCGGCGGCGCCAGGCCATTCTTTGCTACAAGTCCCAGTTCGCTCCGGAAGAGGAAAGCGACGACGGCGAGGTTTTCCTGCCGCTGGACACGCTCCAGGAACGGGTCTCAGCCACCGTCCGCCAATACGGCTTGATGATCGGGACACAATACGCCGAGCCTTTTCTGGTGCGGGAGATGGTCGAGGTGGAAGATATCGTGAAGATGCCGGTCCGATCCATTTAA